The Methanobacterium sp. BAmetb5 genome includes a region encoding these proteins:
- a CDS encoding class I SAM-dependent methyltransferase family protein gives MIGLKVPKKEANRIRLILLEKSFLDHHWKIRRFEENVYLPLTQKPDPDFLKELGLKLENIVETDFEELKKRPRNIEDYLQGRIPSEKMEEFKKSFDIMGDVVILEIPPELEEEKYLIGDAALKFTKRRSVYRKKSAIKGVVRTRELEHLAGEDVSETIHREHDSRIMLDVKKVYFSPRLATERKIVGDQVQDGEVIIDMFTGVGPFAINIARRSKLKNVKIHAIDINPPAIDYLQENILLNKVQGKINPLLGDVAEVLKDLDVKADRIIMNLPGTACEFLPVAVDHLKPGGILHYYQFSRDFDNPIEKVKNAAYPRQIEVLGKRKVKSRSPGVWHVGIDVKIN, from the coding sequence TACTGGAGAAATCATTTCTGGATCACCACTGGAAGATCAGACGTTTTGAAGAAAACGTTTATCTACCCTTAACTCAAAAACCAGACCCTGATTTTTTGAAAGAACTGGGACTTAAACTGGAAAATATCGTTGAGACTGATTTTGAAGAACTTAAAAAAAGGCCCCGTAACATTGAAGACTACCTCCAGGGTAGAATACCCTCTGAAAAAATGGAGGAATTTAAAAAATCCTTTGATATAATGGGGGATGTGGTGATCCTGGAGATTCCCCCTGAATTAGAAGAAGAAAAGTATCTTATTGGAGATGCAGCTCTAAAGTTCACCAAGAGAAGGTCAGTTTACCGTAAGAAGAGTGCTATTAAAGGTGTTGTCCGCACCCGGGAACTGGAACACTTGGCTGGTGAAGATGTCTCCGAAACCATCCACCGGGAACACGATTCTAGAATAATGCTGGACGTGAAAAAGGTTTATTTCAGTCCCCGTCTGGCCACGGAAAGGAAGATCGTGGGGGACCAGGTCCAGGATGGAGAGGTGATCATTGATATGTTCACCGGGGTGGGTCCCTTTGCCATCAACATCGCCCGCCGGTCTAAACTCAAGAATGTGAAGATCCACGCCATTGACATCAACCCCCCGGCCATAGATTACCTCCAGGAGAATATTCTCCTAAACAAGGTACAGGGCAAGATCAACCCGTTACTGGGGGATGTGGCCGAAGTTTTAAAGGATTTGGATGTAAAAGCCGACCGGATTATTATGAATCTACCGGGTACTGCCTGTGAGTTTCTCCCGGTGGCAGTGGACCATTTAAAACCGGGCGGAATCCTCCATTATTACCAGTTCAGCCGTGATTTCGACAACCCCATAGAAAAAGTGAAAAATGCAGCTTACCCCCGCCAGATAGAAGTTTTAGGTAAGCGTAAAGTTAAATCCCGGAGTCCGGGAGTGTGGCATGTGGGAATTGATGTTAAAATCAATTAA